From one Methylomonas paludis genomic stretch:
- a CDS encoding Card1-like endonuclease domain-containing protein has product MPITTQLILISEQPIPNLTPLLDKELRPAKVIMLVSDKMQAQANALQNILKPKGIQVERYRVTDPLNIEAMQNLILDILDAYKPGEIALNATGGTKPMAIAAYDVFREFKHPVFYVQDQLIWLYPKNKPQALAQHLKLKDYLSAYGADLINMPDHTGVIAPVHKLTETLVNNMGIYANELGTLNYLALKAKNQQLCVEIEDGPQARPHLWDIFDIFAAAGLCTINGHRLTFSNETARFTANGGWLESYAYGLCLKLKKSKGIQDIANNITIERQSASANPVKNEIDIGLIYANSLHIIECKTKRFKENNDTDILYKLDSLRDLMGGLQSKAMLVSFNRLEKSSLARAKELKIELCCHSELRNLHQHLEHWLSKKDNF; this is encoded by the coding sequence ATGCCTATTACTACCCAGTTAATCCTGATTTCTGAACAACCGATACCTAATCTAACGCCCTTGCTGGATAAGGAACTGCGCCCGGCTAAAGTGATTATGCTGGTCAGCGATAAAATGCAGGCCCAGGCCAATGCTCTGCAAAACATTCTGAAACCCAAAGGCATACAAGTGGAACGCTATCGGGTTACCGACCCCCTCAACATAGAAGCCATGCAGAATCTGATATTGGATATACTGGATGCCTATAAACCCGGTGAAATTGCCTTAAACGCAACCGGGGGGACCAAACCGATGGCAATTGCGGCCTACGATGTGTTTAGAGAATTTAAGCATCCAGTATTTTATGTCCAAGATCAGTTAATCTGGCTATACCCAAAAAATAAACCTCAAGCATTGGCCCAACACCTCAAACTTAAAGACTACCTTTCCGCTTACGGCGCAGATTTGATTAATATGCCCGATCACACTGGCGTCATTGCACCAGTCCACAAATTAACCGAAACTTTGGTGAATAATATGGGCATTTATGCAAATGAACTGGGTACCCTTAATTACCTGGCACTAAAGGCCAAAAACCAGCAACTATGCGTTGAAATCGAAGATGGGCCACAAGCAAGACCACATTTGTGGGACATATTTGATATTTTTGCAGCAGCAGGTTTATGCACAATAAATGGTCACCGATTAACTTTTAGCAATGAAACAGCACGCTTTACGGCTAATGGCGGCTGGCTGGAAAGTTATGCTTATGGCTTATGCTTAAAACTAAAAAAATCCAAAGGTATACAAGATATTGCAAATAACATTACCATTGAGAGGCAATCAGCCTCAGCTAATCCAGTTAAAAATGAAATTGATATCGGCTTAATTTATGCTAATAGCCTGCATATTATTGAGTGTAAAACCAAACGATTTAAAGAGAATAATGATACTGACATTTTATATAAACTGGACAGCTTGCGGGACTTAATGGGCGGCCTGCAAAGCAAGGCCATGCTGGTTAGTTTTAACCGGTTGGAAAAATCCAGTCTAGCCCGTGCCAAAGAACTTAAAATTGAGCTATGCTGTCACAGCGAATTACGCAATTTACACCAACACCTAGAACATTGGCTAAGTAAAAAAGATAACTTTTAA
- a CDS encoding TIGR02710 family CRISPR-associated CARF protein, whose product MTPTILICTVGGSHQPIVSAINEVRPDHVVFICTDKDLASGQPGSKVQIIGVGNCIKAQFTDAKPTLPNIPTQTGLNTDQYQVCISIADDLDAIYQTCTVELQTLAQRFPGAHIIADYTGGTKSMSAGLVMAALEWPEVKLQLVTGSRADLIKVYDGSQYSAQANSSQIRFERQIAPFRQAWSRYAYSEAYEGLRQITAPTSPKLRSQYTRFRELSRAFAEWDNFNHPMALDILQKQAGTLNNEQRRYIGCATRLNDLNATKQTAARLLDLYLNAQRRAAQGRYDDAIARIYRLLEWTAQWLLLSQTGIETANVPAEQIPAGLSLTQNREGQWQAALHNAWQLVAIKTDGPATAFFNTQKENLLHHLQTRNSSILAHGFAPINRQAWESVNTWIEQCFLPVLLAEAKQAGIPQLPPQLPNNDGLNLVTG is encoded by the coding sequence ATGACCCCTACCATACTCATTTGCACTGTTGGCGGCAGCCATCAGCCCATCGTCAGCGCCATTAACGAAGTACGGCCTGATCATGTGGTGTTTATCTGCACCGATAAAGACCTGGCCAGTGGTCAGCCGGGTTCGAAAGTGCAAATTATCGGCGTGGGTAACTGTATTAAGGCGCAATTTACCGATGCCAAACCCACTTTACCGAATATCCCCACCCAAACCGGATTAAACACAGATCAATACCAAGTTTGCATCAGCATAGCGGACGATCTTGACGCTATCTATCAAACTTGTACCGTCGAATTGCAAACCTTGGCCCAGCGTTTTCCAGGGGCCCATATCATCGCCGACTACACAGGCGGCACTAAATCCATGAGCGCCGGGCTGGTAATGGCGGCACTGGAATGGCCGGAAGTCAAGCTGCAACTGGTCACCGGCAGCCGTGCCGATTTAATTAAAGTTTACGACGGTTCCCAATACAGTGCGCAGGCCAACAGCTCCCAAATCCGGTTTGAGCGACAGATAGCACCGTTTCGGCAGGCCTGGTCGCGTTACGCCTACAGCGAAGCCTATGAAGGCTTGCGGCAAATTACTGCGCCAACCAGCCCAAAGTTACGTAGCCAATATACCCGTTTTCGTGAACTGAGCCGAGCTTTTGCCGAATGGGATAATTTTAATCATCCAATGGCCTTGGATATATTGCAAAAACAGGCCGGTACTTTAAATAATGAGCAAAGGCGCTATATTGGCTGCGCAACGCGGCTTAACGATCTAAACGCCACAAAACAAACCGCAGCCCGATTGCTGGACTTATACCTTAATGCCCAGCGCCGTGCCGCGCAAGGCCGTTATGACGATGCCATCGCCCGGATTTACCGTTTGCTGGAGTGGACTGCGCAATGGCTGTTACTTAGCCAGACCGGTATCGAAACCGCAAACGTGCCGGCAGAGCAGATACCAGCCGGTTTGAGTTTAACCCAAAATAGGGAGGGGCAATGGCAGGCCGCACTTCACAATGCCTGGCAACTGGTGGCGATAAAAACTGATGGGCCGGCGACTGCCTTTTTTAATACCCAAAAGGAAAATCTGCTTCACCACCTCCAAACTCGAAATAGTTCCATATTGGCGCACGGTTTTGCTCCCATCAACCGTCAGGCTTGGGAATCTGTCAATACCTGGATAGAACAGTGCTTTTTACCCGTGTTACTGGCCGAAGCCAAGCAGGCCGGTATCCCCCAATTGCCGCCACAATTACCAAATAATGATGGCCTAAACTTAGTAACCGGTTAA
- the csm3 gene encoding type III-A CRISPR-associated RAMP protein Csm3: protein MQLTNIQKITGKIEILSGLHIGSGNTEIHIGGTDNPVIKNPITQQPYIPGSSIKGKMRSLLEWQLGVVGQTEGQPLSFKHIDGLDSRIQIKAKDLLKLFGGAPDNNINSQLLKEIGPSRLAFWDCSLDPKWVQMMTNDKTLPLTETKMENTIDRIKGTAENPRNTERVPATAKFDFNLTLRVHDNENLLDSILTGLKLLELTGLGGSGSRGYGKIIFRELKLDDEDIQTRLTNLKLHEAA from the coding sequence ATGCAACTTACTAATATTCAAAAGATAACCGGTAAAATTGAAATCCTTAGCGGTTTACATATCGGTAGTGGCAATACTGAAATTCATATCGGCGGTACCGATAACCCGGTGATCAAGAATCCAATTACTCAACAACCTTATATTCCAGGTTCCAGTATAAAAGGCAAAATGCGTAGCTTGCTGGAATGGCAGTTAGGTGTAGTCGGGCAAACAGAAGGTCAGCCCTTAAGTTTTAAACATATTGATGGACTGGACAGCAGGATCCAGATAAAGGCCAAAGACTTGCTAAAACTATTTGGTGGTGCGCCAGATAACAACATTAATAGCCAATTGTTGAAAGAAATTGGTCCAAGTCGTTTAGCGTTTTGGGATTGTAGTCTTGATCCGAAATGGGTACAAATGATGACTAACGACAAAACTTTGCCGCTGACTGAAACCAAAATGGAAAATACCATAGATCGCATTAAAGGCACTGCAGAAAATCCGCGCAATACCGAACGGGTTCCTGCAACCGCCAAATTTGATTTTAATTTGACCCTACGGGTGCATGACAACGAAAATCTGCTGGACAGCATTTTGACCGGATTAAAGCTGCTGGAACTCACCGGATTAGGCGGCTCTGGCTCACGCGGCTACGGCAAAATTATTTTCCGAGAACTGAAGCTGGATGATGAAGACATCCAAACCAGACTTACCAACTTGAAACTGCATGAGGCCGCCTGA
- the csm2 gene encoding type III-A CRISPR-associated protein Csm2 translates to MATVPQQRYGNAYRGGHDEKPEPLDTSKIRFKDIHADLFDSVAQKVAETIADNRKSNKPTQLRRFYNEIVMWENKASLQPDRFDEYLPFIRMINAKAAYAKGRTLIDDNFVKLLHDSLDQVDSVKTLQIFKLFMEAFMGFYKEKRPKD, encoded by the coding sequence ATGGCGACAGTACCACAACAACGATATGGTAATGCTTATCGGGGCGGACATGATGAGAAGCCTGAGCCGCTTGATACATCAAAAATTAGGTTTAAAGACATCCATGCTGACTTATTCGATAGCGTGGCTCAAAAAGTGGCTGAAACCATCGCTGATAACAGGAAATCGAATAAGCCTACTCAATTACGCCGTTTTTACAATGAAATTGTGATGTGGGAAAACAAAGCAAGTTTGCAACCAGATAGGTTCGATGAATATTTACCTTTCATTCGTATGATTAACGCAAAAGCAGCTTATGCAAAAGGCAGAACCCTGATAGACGATAATTTTGTCAAATTATTACATGATAGTCTTGATCAAGTTGATAGCGTAAAAACCTTACAGATTTTCAAATTGTTTATGGAAGCCTTTATGGGCTTTTACAAAGAAAAAAGACCAAAAGACTAG
- a CDS encoding RAMP superfamily CRISPR-associated protein: protein MTYFLQNYTLHYTPLSPIHIGTGDSYEPTNYVIDDQCLYEFDSGGALAALDATARQELEKIVSGKSDDILKAVQAFFYRQREALKPWAKNTLPVLDGVTKLYAARVGQTANKQGNGVQIINKLEIGRTAYNPVTSRPVLFGSAIKGALRTALLNAANQNQPLSDNATNWFKIDKLEKFERKKYEKEQNKLFPQLNQKLFSKFEQDPLRLVQISDAAWCSQDNLPSAQVQFSVNRKKELKRDKNGTELYSNAEKQNLSKLLECLPAWRYRAFCGQLNLQQINITGHNQKQPSADLRYTISQIAKTCSSFYLPILKNEIKILRERGFLDDAWDNSIQALLSTMAIKMQKGEVFLLRVGRHSGAESITLNGVRHIKIMKGTPEYQPQTKTLWLAADQPQQRNGLLPFGWVLVEISPGDASAPDWTELAELCEQHTADARLWAEKLAAHISDLAEKRVTAADKRQREESERLERIAEEKADAEKKRIEAQAEQRRLAIMSDEQRQIEVLRQLLSQKQNSKVREQIGGPLYTALRALVTKASDWPDEAKAELLVVAKLLLDYIGAAKNAKAKELLKNL from the coding sequence ATGACCTATTTTTTGCAGAATTACACACTCCACTACACGCCGCTGTCCCCGATTCACATCGGCACTGGCGATAGTTATGAGCCGACTAATTATGTGATAGACGACCAATGTCTATACGAGTTTGACAGTGGCGGCGCTCTGGCGGCTTTAGACGCAACCGCCCGACAGGAATTAGAAAAAATCGTCAGCGGCAAATCCGACGATATACTCAAAGCTGTGCAGGCATTTTTTTACCGGCAGCGTGAAGCCCTAAAACCCTGGGCCAAAAATACCTTACCGGTATTGGATGGGGTGACCAAACTCTATGCAGCCCGAGTCGGCCAAACGGCGAATAAACAAGGCAACGGCGTTCAAATTATCAATAAACTGGAGATAGGCCGCACCGCTTACAACCCCGTGACCAGTCGACCAGTGTTATTCGGCTCCGCCATCAAAGGCGCCTTAAGAACTGCTTTATTAAACGCTGCAAATCAAAACCAGCCGTTGTCAGATAACGCAACTAATTGGTTTAAAATTGATAAATTGGAAAAATTCGAACGTAAAAAATACGAAAAAGAACAAAATAAGCTTTTCCCCCAGCTTAACCAGAAATTATTTAGCAAATTTGAACAAGATCCCCTACGTTTGGTACAAATCAGCGATGCGGCCTGGTGCAGCCAGGATAACTTACCCAGCGCCCAAGTGCAGTTCAGCGTTAATCGTAAAAAAGAACTTAAAAGGGATAAAAACGGCACTGAACTATACAGTAATGCGGAGAAGCAAAATCTTTCTAAATTACTCGAATGCCTACCGGCATGGCGTTACCGGGCGTTTTGCGGCCAGCTTAATCTGCAACAGATCAATATCACCGGACACAACCAGAAGCAACCCAGCGCTGACTTACGCTACACAATCTCGCAAATTGCCAAAACATGCAGCAGTTTTTATTTACCCATTTTGAAAAACGAAATAAAAATACTGCGCGAGCGCGGTTTTTTAGACGATGCTTGGGATAACAGCATTCAGGCGCTACTATCGACAATGGCTATTAAAATGCAGAAAGGCGAAGTGTTTTTATTAAGGGTGGGCCGCCATTCCGGCGCAGAATCGATCACCCTAAACGGCGTACGCCACATCAAAATCATGAAAGGCACACCAGAATATCAGCCTCAAACCAAAACCTTATGGCTGGCCGCCGACCAGCCTCAACAACGCAACGGCTTATTGCCGTTCGGCTGGGTACTGGTAGAGATCTCACCCGGTGATGCCTCTGCTCCAGATTGGACGGAATTAGCTGAATTGTGCGAGCAGCATACTGCTGACGCGCGGCTGTGGGCGGAAAAATTGGCCGCCCACATATCGGATCTGGCTGAAAAACGCGTAACGGCGGCAGATAAGCGCCAACGGGAAGAATCAGAACGATTGGAACGTATAGCAGAAGAAAAGGCAGATGCGGAAAAGAAACGCATTGAAGCACAGGCCGAGCAACGGCGACTTGCCATAATGAGCGACGAACAAAGGCAAATTGAAGTATTAAGACAACTGTTAAGCCAAAAGCAAAACAGCAAAGTGCGCGAACAAATCGGTGGGCCGCTTTATACGGCTTTACGCGCACTGGTGACAAAAGCCAGCGATTGGCCAGATGAAGCTAAAGCCGAGTTATTGGTAGTGGCTAAATTACTTCTTGACTACATTGGGGCGGCAAAAAATGCCAAGGCCAAGGAATTACTCAAAAACTTGTAA
- the csm4 gene encoding type III-A CRISPR-associated RAMP protein Csm4, whose product METYQIIISLQSAFATLLKGDTLFGQLCWAIRNRFGENQLHQALDGYVNNQPFAVVSDAFPENYLPLPKLPSNYFILPEGEDHKSLKKRTFLPENDFQKPVQEWLQHAVNPKSIINTLTEQQNSLIHFNSLSEFHPQAHNTINRQTNTTGPTGFAPYSVEQEWFIPGLRWTIYLLLDTTRVNVADCRQCLTDIGSFGYGKDASIGMGKFKIDDFQTIQLPAQPDANASLTLSPCAPQGLDFDDKHSYYQIFTRFGRHGDMAAQQDGKPFKNPILLANTAAVFGVAPPQSGFIGQGIGGNAQLSKTLPTTVHQGYAPVMGIKLNPKESL is encoded by the coding sequence ATGGAAACGTACCAAATAATCATCAGCTTGCAATCTGCTTTTGCCACCCTACTCAAGGGAGATACCCTGTTTGGTCAATTATGCTGGGCCATCCGCAATCGGTTTGGTGAAAATCAATTGCATCAGGCCCTAGATGGCTATGTAAATAATCAACCGTTTGCCGTGGTGTCCGACGCCTTTCCGGAAAACTATTTACCCTTGCCCAAATTACCCAGCAATTATTTCATTTTACCGGAGGGCGAAGATCACAAAAGCCTGAAAAAACGCACTTTTCTACCTGAAAATGATTTTCAAAAACCTGTACAGGAATGGCTGCAACACGCAGTAAACCCCAAAAGCATTATTAACACCTTAACAGAACAGCAAAATTCACTTATCCATTTCAACAGCCTTAGCGAATTTCATCCACAAGCGCATAACACCATCAACCGCCAGACCAACACCACCGGCCCAACAGGTTTTGCCCCTTACAGTGTAGAGCAAGAATGGTTTATTCCCGGCTTACGCTGGACAATCTACCTATTGCTGGATACCACGCGCGTAAACGTAGCAGATTGCCGGCAATGCCTAACAGACATCGGCAGCTTTGGGTATGGCAAAGATGCCAGCATCGGTATGGGGAAATTTAAAATTGATGATTTTCAAACAATCCAGTTACCCGCACAGCCAGATGCCAACGCCAGCTTAACGCTAAGCCCCTGCGCACCACAAGGTTTAGACTTTGACGACAAGCATAGCTATTATCAAATTTTTACCCGTTTTGGCCGACATGGCGACATGGCCGCTCAACAGGACGGCAAACCTTTCAAAAACCCGATCTTACTGGCTAATACCGCTGCCGTGTTCGGCGTGGCCCCACCACAATCCGGTTTTATCGGTCAAGGCATAGGCGGCAATGCTCAATTATCCAAAACCCTGCCGACCACGGTGCATCAGGGCTATGCCCCGGTTATGGGGATTAAACTGAATCCCAAGGAAAGTTTATGA
- the cas10 gene encoding type III-A CRISPR-associated protein Cas10/Csm1 — translation MSITPLLEQSSRIALAAFLHDLGKFAERGKISNDVDTIESNKHLYCPTQKKFTDDKYVRFTHVHAAYTGLAMDVIEAYMPDLTGIDFAPFGSWKTKEADDSFINAAAMHHKPQTFLQWIIATADRVASGFDREEFEQYNQAEEGTETGKNHYTARQLSLFEQIHKTGNNAQSFIYRYPLKALAPLHIFPAKAADCEGNDKQQAQQEYLNLWQSFTDAIKQIPASHRNNWSLWLDHFETLWGVFTQAIPSATAFNVRPDVSLYDHSRVTAALATALWRYHHERGETGEATAHALKDQQQSWTEAKFLLIQGDFFGIQDFIFASGGETNKRAAKLLRGRSFYVSLLCECAALKVLDALDLPATSQVINAAGKFTIVAPNTESAKTILGQIRKELDDWFLKHSWGQAGVGLAWTEAACNDFRRKNNSESTEKLSPYRKLINKLIAEMELIKYQRFNLCAEAPLVFNTFLDSFDNTKGVCKIDGRSPAQLAVEEIFISKLAHDQLKIGEWLTRHKRILITRNTLNLNSELNIPMFGYCISFTGDEDEKGKFGAEAKSGNLLRAWDFSLPESGEQPLWNGYARRNINAYVPIADQKDLTEEAWGKYVNIEEPLEIDATKTLNHLACSDRTRLEKDQWQGISALSTLKGDVDNLGLIFQTGLGNDVSFSKTAALSRQINNFFTVYLPWLCKTEYQDTYTVFAGGDDFFLIGPWFSQIKLAEKMRQAFQHFVAENSEVHFSAGISTTKPGLPIKQLAELAETALEQAKAHNPENKETLPKNAVTCFKQQMSWDKFIEQLTLLLPKLQELNKEINLSTGYVYGMLNLIEMAEKVDEKPEKAIWYSYFAYRTARMLEKKKQLTEKQRKSYQAELAKEIANAGIKKHGGNYRVSLFCYLYQKRD, via the coding sequence ATGAGTATTACCCCATTGCTGGAACAATCCAGCCGTATCGCCCTAGCTGCGTTTTTACATGACTTGGGGAAATTTGCTGAACGCGGCAAAATTTCTAATGACGTAGATACTATCGAAAGTAATAAGCATCTTTATTGTCCCACGCAAAAAAAATTTACAGACGACAAATATGTCCGCTTTACCCATGTCCATGCCGCCTATACCGGTTTGGCAATGGATGTGATAGAAGCGTATATGCCTGACTTAACCGGCATAGATTTTGCGCCGTTCGGTTCATGGAAGACCAAAGAAGCAGACGATTCGTTTATCAACGCCGCCGCCATGCACCATAAGCCGCAAACTTTTCTGCAATGGATAATAGCCACAGCCGACCGGGTGGCATCCGGTTTTGATCGGGAAGAGTTTGAACAATACAACCAAGCCGAAGAAGGCACAGAAACCGGCAAGAATCATTACACAGCCAGACAACTCAGCCTGTTTGAACAAATCCACAAAACCGGGAATAACGCGCAATCGTTTATATACCGCTATCCACTGAAAGCACTTGCCCCGCTGCATATTTTTCCGGCTAAAGCAGCTGATTGTGAAGGCAACGACAAGCAGCAAGCCCAGCAGGAATATTTAAACTTATGGCAAAGTTTTACAGATGCGATAAAACAGATACCCGCTTCGCATCGAAACAACTGGTCGTTATGGCTGGATCACTTTGAAACCTTATGGGGCGTATTTACCCAAGCCATCCCTTCAGCAACGGCATTTAACGTGCGCCCGGATGTTTCTTTGTACGATCATTCTCGTGTGACAGCCGCACTGGCAACCGCTTTATGGCGCTATCATCACGAACGCGGCGAAACTGGTGAAGCAACTGCCCACGCATTAAAAGATCAGCAACAAAGTTGGACAGAAGCCAAATTTTTACTGATACAGGGCGACTTTTTCGGCATCCAAGACTTTATTTTTGCCAGCGGCGGCGAAACCAATAAACGCGCAGCCAAATTATTACGTGGACGTTCGTTTTATGTATCACTGCTTTGTGAATGCGCAGCCTTAAAAGTGCTGGATGCGCTGGATTTACCGGCTACCAGTCAGGTAATCAACGCCGCCGGTAAATTTACCATTGTCGCCCCCAATACGGAGAGCGCCAAAACAATTTTAGGACAAATCCGCAAGGAGCTGGATGACTGGTTTTTAAAACACAGCTGGGGCCAGGCCGGCGTCGGCTTGGCCTGGACTGAAGCCGCCTGTAATGATTTCCGCCGCAAAAACAACAGCGAATCAACTGAAAAGCTTAGCCCATATCGAAAACTAATTAATAAACTGATAGCAGAAATGGAGCTTATTAAATATCAGCGCTTTAATCTATGCGCTGAAGCGCCGCTGGTATTCAATACATTTCTGGACAGTTTCGACAACACCAAAGGCGTCTGTAAAATTGATGGCCGCTCGCCGGCGCAATTGGCAGTTGAAGAAATATTTATCAGTAAGCTTGCCCATGATCAGCTGAAAATAGGCGAATGGTTAACCCGCCATAAACGCATCCTGATTACCCGCAACACCCTGAATCTGAACAGCGAATTAAACATACCAATGTTTGGTTATTGCATCAGTTTTACCGGCGATGAAGATGAAAAAGGCAAATTCGGTGCGGAAGCTAAAAGCGGCAATCTGCTCAGAGCCTGGGACTTTAGCTTGCCGGAATCAGGTGAACAGCCCTTATGGAACGGCTACGCACGGCGTAACATCAACGCTTATGTGCCTATCGCCGACCAAAAGGATCTTACGGAAGAAGCTTGGGGTAAATATGTCAATATTGAAGAACCATTGGAAATTGACGCAACCAAAACCCTAAATCATTTGGCTTGCAGTGACCGTACACGGCTGGAAAAAGACCAATGGCAAGGTATCAGCGCCCTTTCCACATTAAAAGGCGATGTCGATAACTTAGGCCTCATCTTTCAAACCGGACTTGGCAATGATGTTAGTTTCAGTAAAACAGCGGCATTATCCCGACAAATCAATAATTTTTTCACCGTCTATCTGCCCTGGTTATGTAAAACCGAATATCAAGACACATACACCGTGTTTGCCGGTGGCGACGATTTCTTTTTAATCGGCCCCTGGTTTTCACAAATTAAACTGGCCGAGAAAATGCGACAAGCTTTTCAACACTTTGTGGCGGAAAATTCTGAAGTACACTTCTCTGCAGGCATCAGCACTACCAAGCCCGGCTTGCCAATTAAGCAATTAGCTGAATTGGCAGAAACTGCGCTGGAACAGGCCAAAGCGCATAATCCAGAGAATAAGGAAACTCTGCCTAAAAATGCGGTTACCTGTTTTAAGCAGCAAATGTCGTGGGATAAATTTATAGAGCAATTAACTCTGTTACTACCAAAATTACAGGAATTAAATAAAGAAATTAATTTAAGTACCGGATACGTTTATGGCATGCTTAACCTGATCGAAATGGCGGAAAAAGTTGATGAAAAGCCTGAAAAGGCAATATGGTATAGTTATTTTGCATATCGCACAGCTAGGATGCTAGAGAAAAAAAAACAGCTTACCGAAAAACAACGAAAATCTTATCAGGCTGAATTAGCAAAAGAAATTGCCAATGCCGGGATTAAAAAACATGGTGGTAATTACCGAGTAAGTTTGTTTTGCTATCTTTATCAAAAAAGAGATTAA
- a CDS encoding IS1380 family transposase, with protein MARFKLKESKKELTSYAGLSLIGQCLEAINVEAVVDGQIPVSQGIKTSDLLKTMVGLLCIGKSDFEAVEPFREDRFFKKALDVRKVPGSVWLRQRLDRISGKLLEPLDECSIRLIERIQAPITPHKGYVCLDLDTFVMDQSGTKKEEVSRTYQGVDGYTPVAAYIGNEGWCVGLELRPGRWHSSLEIDYFLERLFPRVERLVAPTLPVLLRKDSGFDSAKLLFAIADEKVRWAAMDRCFDYLVKWNPRKQDKTAWVEKAQAAGAFVEKRPGKREALMTLIVERAWKKQIRHFRLVIRVIERTTNKHGQMLLLPEVELEGWWTSLEEAEEMVIERYRDHGTHEQFHSEFKTDLDLERLPSGKFETNDCLLRMGMLAYNCLRLIGQLGLTGHLAPIRHPAKRRRLRTVLQEVMYRAAQVIHKARQWWLDLGHDSPVAKVFAFLQERLVVQPGFASG; from the coding sequence ATGGCACGTTTTAAGCTAAAAGAATCCAAGAAGGAACTGACTTCCTATGCCGGGCTGTCGTTAATCGGCCAATGCCTGGAAGCCATCAATGTCGAAGCGGTGGTGGATGGACAAATTCCGGTATCCCAAGGGATTAAGACCTCTGATTTATTGAAAACGATGGTCGGTCTGTTATGTATAGGCAAAAGCGATTTCGAAGCAGTTGAACCGTTTCGTGAGGATCGTTTTTTCAAGAAAGCATTGGATGTACGCAAGGTTCCTGGCAGTGTCTGGCTGCGGCAACGGCTTGATCGTATCAGCGGTAAGCTACTGGAACCGTTGGACGAATGTTCGATTCGACTCATTGAGCGAATACAAGCCCCGATCACACCCCATAAAGGTTACGTCTGCCTGGATTTGGATACCTTCGTCATGGATCAGAGTGGCACCAAGAAGGAAGAGGTCAGCCGAACCTATCAAGGTGTGGATGGTTATACGCCGGTTGCGGCGTATATAGGCAATGAGGGCTGGTGTGTCGGCTTGGAGTTACGCCCCGGTCGCTGGCATTCATCGCTGGAGATTGATTATTTTTTAGAGCGGCTATTTCCTCGCGTTGAGCGTTTGGTTGCACCGACTTTACCGGTACTGCTTCGCAAAGATTCAGGGTTTGATAGCGCCAAGCTGTTGTTTGCCATCGCCGATGAGAAAGTGCGCTGGGCGGCTATGGATCGGTGCTTTGACTACTTGGTCAAATGGAATCCCAGAAAACAGGACAAAACAGCTTGGGTCGAAAAAGCACAAGCAGCCGGAGCCTTTGTTGAAAAACGACCCGGTAAACGGGAAGCGTTAATGACGTTGATCGTAGAACGCGCCTGGAAAAAACAGATTCGTCATTTCAGACTGGTCATACGGGTCATTGAGCGCACCACGAATAAACATGGACAGATGCTGTTGTTGCCGGAGGTAGAACTGGAAGGTTGGTGGACAAGTCTGGAGGAAGCGGAGGAAATGGTCATTGAACGCTATCGCGATCACGGTACACATGAGCAATTCCATTCGGAATTCAAAACCGACCTGGATTTGGAGCGGTTACCCTCAGGTAAGTTTGAGACCAACGACTGCCTGTTGAGAATGGGCATGCTGGCCTATAACTGCTTGCGGCTGATTGGTCAACTGGGCTTGACGGGTCACTTGGCACCGATACGCCATCCTGCAAAACGTCGGCGGTTACGAACCGTGCTGCAAGAAGTCATGTATCGAGCCGCTCAGGTCATCCATAAGGCCCGGCAATGGTGGCTTGATTTGGGGCACGATTCGCCAGTCGCTAAAGTATTCGCTTTTTTGCAGGAGCGATTGGTGGTACAGCCTGGCTTTGCATCGGGATAA
- the vapC gene encoding type II toxin-antitoxin system tRNA(fMet)-specific endonuclease VapC has translation MSFLLDTNVCVVYLNQPDSKVGKQLLSRHPHDIAVCSVVKSELFYGAMKSQRPQQTLEKQQIFLSAFHSLPFDDTAALIFGQIRADLYRQGKPIGPYDLQIAAIALANNLTLVTHNTNEFSRINGLQLDDWEL, from the coding sequence ATGAGTTTTTTACTGGATACCAATGTCTGCGTGGTTTATCTTAATCAACCGGACTCTAAAGTCGGCAAACAGTTACTCAGCCGCCACCCACATGATATTGCGGTTTGCTCGGTGGTGAAGTCCGAATTGTTTTATGGCGCTATGAAAAGCCAACGCCCGCAACAAACCCTGGAGAAACAACAGATTTTTTTATCTGCGTTTCATTCCTTGCCGTTTGACGATACAGCTGCGCTGATATTTGGACAAATTCGTGCTGATCTGTATCGACAGGGCAAACCCATAGGGCCTTATGACCTGCAAATTGCGGCAATAGCGTTAGCCAATAATCTGACTTTAGTTACACACAACACCAATGAATTTTCGCGGATTAATGGCTTACAATTGGATGATTGGGAGTTATAA